The following proteins are co-located in the Eubalaena glacialis isolate mEubGla1 chromosome 14, mEubGla1.1.hap2.+ XY, whole genome shotgun sequence genome:
- the CCDC121 gene encoding coiled-coil domain-containing protein 121, with translation MMKLDKQIKETQIRLEPLVEETRQLLAENVRVEEENQFFREYLTKQTEESRQRTEKLWNYYLQQSGQIEQRRQELTSKYAGKNSALKTELLQKEKILSNLNKQLEAMRDVSIVKEKQEREIQTLQQEIKKTHAETAAKKQAMLVKFFQDKALLEAQLSELDARQLGKRPTKELNIKNKALERAAKQYTSEFHNSIDRQHQQLQKELPQLIQKCQKLEATHSRLKKQQQQLQQEQWYLQCLSRGRQRLQERRNPCPKGQGAPKTTLNPALGTKSRTHPK, from the coding sequence ATGATGAAGCTAGACAAGCAAATCAAAGAAACTCAAATCCGACTAGAACCGTTAGTGGAGGAAACCAGGCAGCTGCTGGCGGAAAACGTACGTGTCGAGGAGGAAAACCAGTTCTTTCGGGAATACCTGACCAAGCAAACAGAGGAGTCTAGACAGCGAACCGAGAAGCTGTGGAACTACTATTTACAACAAAGTGGGCAGATcgaacaaaggagacaagaattaACCTCCAAATATGCGGGAAAAAATTCAGCGCTTAAAACAGAGCTCttgcagaaagaaaagatcctatCCAATTTGAATAAGCAGTTGGAGGCAATGAGGGACGTTTCGATAGTAAAGGAGAAACAGGAGAGAGAAATTCAGACACTACAGCAGGAGATAAAGAAAACCCACGCTGAGACAGCTGCAAAGAAACAGGCCATGCTGGTCAAGTTCTTCCAGGATAAAGCATTACTGGAGGCACAACTGAGTGAGCTAGATGCAAGGCAGTTGGGAAAGAGACCAACAAAGGAGCTGAACATTAAGAACAAGGCCTTGGAGAGGGCAGCAAAGCAGTACACTTCCGAGTTCCACAATAGCATCGACAGACAGCACCAGCAGTTACAGAAGGAACTACCACAGCTAATTCAGAAATGCCAGAAGTTGGAGGCTACTCACAGTCGtttaaaaaagcagcagcagcagctgcagcaggagCAGTGGTACCTACAGTGCTTAAGCCGGGGGAGGCAACGGCTGCAAGAAAGGCGTAATCCGTGCCCAAAAGGACAAGGTGCTCCAAAGACCACACTGAACCCTGCCCTAGGCACCAAATCAAGGACGCATCCAAAGTAA
- the GPN1 gene encoding GPN-loop GTPase 1 isoform X2: protein MAALAAAMEPQASGGPRPPVCLLVLGMAGSGKTTFVQRLTGYLHSQGCPPYVINLDPAVHEVPFPANIDIRDTVKYKEVMKQYGLGPNGGIVTSLNLFATRFDQVMKFIEKAQNMSKYVLIDTPGQIEVFTWSASGTIITEALASSFPTIVIYVMDTSRSINPVTFMSNMLYACSILYKTKLPFIVVMNKTDIIDHSFAVEWMQDFEAFQDALNQETTYVSNLTRSMSLVLDEFYSSLRVVGVSAVLGTGLDELFVQVASATEEYEREYRPEYERLKKSLASAQSQQQKEQLERLRKDMGSIALDTGTATGSLSPVLDPSDLILTRGTLDEEDEEADSDTEDIDHRVTEESREEPAFQNFMQESMAQYWKRNNK, encoded by the exons ATGGCTGCGCTCGCAGCTGCCATGGAGCCGCAAGCTTCCGGGGGTCCCCGGCCGCCAGTGTGTCTGTTGGTGTTGGGAATGGCGGGGTCTGGGAAAACCACCTTTGTACAG AGGCTCACAGGATATCTGCATAGTCAAGGGTGTCCACCTTATGTGATCAACCTGGACCCAGCTGTGCATGAAGTTCCCTTTCCTGCCAATATTG atatTCGTGACACTGTGAAGTATAAAGAAGTCATGAAACA GTATGGACTTGGACCCAATGGTGGCATAGTGACCTCACTCAATCTCTTTGCTACCAGATTTGATCAG GTGATGAAATTTATTGAGAAGGCCCAGAACATGTCTAA GTATGTCTTGATTGACACACCTGGACAGATTGAGGTATTCACCTGGTCAGCTTCTGGGACAATCATCACTGAGGCCCTG GCATCCTCGTTTCCAACGATTGTCATTTATGTAATGGACACATCTCGAAGTATCAACCCAGTGACCTTCATGTCCAATATGCTCTATGCCTGCAG CATCTTGTACAAAACCAAGCTGCCTTTTATTGTGGTCATGAATAAA ACTGACATCATTGATCACAGCTTTGCAGTGGAATGGATGCAGGATTTTGAGGCTTTCCAAGATGCCTTGAATCAAGAGACTACATATGTCAGTAACCTGACTCGTTCAATGAGCCTGGTGTTAGATGAGTTTTACAGCTCCCTCAGG GTGGTGGGTGTGTCTGCTGTTCTGGGTACAGGCTTAGATGAACTCTTCGTGCAAGTTGCCAGTGCCACAGAAGAATATGAAAG AGAGTATCGTCCTGAATATGAACGTCTGAAAAAATCGCTG GCCAGTGCACAGAGCCAGCAGCAGAAAGAACAACTGGAACGACTTCGGAAAGATATGGGCTCTATAGCCTTGGACACCGGGACTGCCACAG GCAGCTTATCTCCTGTGCTGGACCCTTCTGACTTGATCCTGACTCGGGGAACCTTGGATGAAGAGGATGAGGAAGCAGACAGTGATACTGAAGATATTGACCACAGAG